The following are encoded in a window of bacterium genomic DNA:
- the lon gene encoding endopeptidase La: MAFFKGDSDSEETEDEGIAGEDVLVPLLPLRDIVVFPHMVVPLFVGREKSVAALEEAMRGDRMLMLSAQRDAKADDPNADEIYEIGTLGAIVQLVKLPDGTVKVLVEGKQRACIDSFIPKDDFFLVRAEVLESDEEITVEVEALMRSVASAFETYVKFNKKVPPEMVASVQSITDPARLSDTIVAHLNLNVEEKQRILEVTSPHQALEEIYSLMQSEIDVLQVENRIRSRVKKQMERSQKEYYLNEQMRAIQKELGERDEFKNEMQELEEKLEEHKLPEHAAERCKKEIKKLKMMSPMSAEAAVVRNYIDWILSLPWGNYKEDSVDVEEAERILDADHFGLDKPKERILEYLAVQSLVGELRGPILCLVGPPGVGKTSLGRSIAHATDRSFVRVSLGGVRDEAEIHGHRRTYIGALPGKIIQGLKKAGSGNPVFLLDEVDKMSTDFRGDPSSAMLEVLDPEQNKTFDDHYLDLEYDLSKIMFVTTANSLSSIPRPLQDRMEIIHIPGYIEEEKLEIAKDFLIPKQIKEHGLTEENLEFGEAGVYEVIRRYTKESGVRGLERELASICRKVAREVVTSKDPVRVKVGPKQVRKYLGVEKHRFGKREETDQVGIATGLAFTEVGGELLTIEALVTQGKGRIQVSGHLGDVMKESAQAALSYVRRRAKQLGLSRDFYQKVDVHLHVPEGGVPKDGPSAGITMAVALTSALTGIPVHSNIAMTGEITLRGRVLPIGGLKEKLIAALRGGIETVLIPKENERDLKEVPPKVKRRLKILFVEHMDEVLQHALAMEHPERFEDVTEYALEEIFDIEPTVEAPGGLN; encoded by the coding sequence ATGGCCTTTTTCAAGGGTGATAGCGACTCCGAGGAAACGGAAGACGAGGGAATCGCGGGCGAAGACGTCCTGGTTCCACTGCTTCCACTACGCGACATCGTCGTGTTTCCTCATATGGTGGTTCCACTGTTCGTGGGCCGAGAGAAGTCCGTTGCCGCCCTGGAAGAGGCCATGCGCGGGGATCGCATGCTGATGCTTTCGGCTCAGCGCGATGCCAAGGCTGACGACCCCAACGCCGACGAGATCTACGAAATCGGAACTCTGGGCGCGATCGTCCAGCTCGTGAAGCTGCCCGACGGCACGGTCAAGGTTCTGGTCGAAGGCAAGCAACGTGCGTGCATCGACTCGTTCATTCCCAAGGATGATTTCTTCCTGGTGCGAGCCGAGGTGCTCGAGTCCGACGAAGAGATCACGGTCGAGGTCGAAGCCCTGATGCGAAGCGTCGCGTCGGCGTTCGAAACCTACGTCAAGTTCAACAAGAAGGTTCCGCCCGAAATGGTGGCCAGTGTGCAGAGCATCACCGATCCTGCGCGCCTGTCCGACACGATCGTGGCCCACCTGAACCTCAACGTCGAAGAAAAGCAGCGCATTCTCGAAGTCACGAGTCCGCACCAGGCACTCGAAGAGATCTATTCGCTGATGCAGAGCGAGATCGACGTTCTGCAGGTCGAAAACCGCATCCGCTCGCGGGTCAAAAAGCAGATGGAGCGCTCCCAGAAGGAGTACTACCTGAACGAGCAGATGCGCGCGATCCAGAAGGAACTGGGCGAGCGCGACGAGTTCAAGAACGAGATGCAGGAACTCGAGGAGAAGCTCGAAGAGCACAAGCTTCCGGAGCACGCCGCCGAGCGCTGCAAGAAGGAAATCAAGAAGCTCAAGATGATGTCGCCGATGTCCGCCGAGGCGGCCGTCGTGCGCAACTACATCGACTGGATTCTGTCGCTACCCTGGGGCAACTACAAAGAAGACTCGGTCGACGTCGAAGAAGCCGAGCGCATTCTCGATGCCGACCACTTCGGTCTCGACAAACCCAAGGAGCGCATTCTCGAGTATCTGGCGGTCCAGTCGCTGGTCGGCGAACTCAGGGGACCCATCCTGTGTCTCGTGGGTCCCCCGGGCGTCGGCAAGACGTCCCTCGGGCGCTCGATCGCGCACGCGACGGATCGCAGTTTCGTGCGGGTGAGTCTGGGCGGTGTGCGCGACGAAGCCGAGATCCACGGCCACCGCCGCACCTATATCGGCGCGCTGCCGGGCAAGATCATCCAGGGCCTGAAGAAGGCGGGAAGTGGCAACCCGGTGTTCCTGTTGGACGAGGTCGACAAGATGTCGACCGATTTCCGCGGCGATCCCAGTTCCGCGATGCTCGAGGTGCTCGATCCCGAGCAGAACAAGACCTTCGACGACCACTACCTGGATCTCGAATACGATCTTTCGAAGATCATGTTCGTGACGACCGCGAACAGCCTTTCCTCGATCCCGCGACCGCTTCAAGATCGCATGGAGATCATTCACATTCCGGGGTACATCGAGGAAGAGAAGCTCGAGATCGCAAAAGACTTCCTGATTCCCAAGCAGATCAAGGAACACGGTCTGACGGAAGAGAACCTCGAGTTTGGCGAAGCGGGCGTCTACGAAGTAATCCGCCGCTACACCAAGGAGTCCGGCGTACGCGGTCTGGAGCGCGAACTGGCGAGCATCTGCCGCAAGGTCGCGCGCGAGGTCGTGACCAGCAAGGATCCGGTGCGCGTGAAGGTCGGACCCAAGCAGGTTCGCAAGTATCTCGGCGTTGAGAAGCACCGCTTTGGCAAACGCGAAGAAACCGATCAGGTCGGCATCGCGACGGGACTCGCGTTCACCGAGGTCGGCGGCGAGCTGCTGACGATCGAAGCACTGGTCACTCAGGGCAAGGGTCGTATCCAGGTCAGTGGTCATCTCGGCGATGTGATGAAGGAATCGGCCCAGGCGGCGCTGTCCTATGTGCGGCGTCGCGCCAAGCAACTCGGCCTGTCACGCGATTTCTACCAGAAGGTAGATGTGCATCTGCACGTCCCCGAAGGCGGCGTTCCCAAGGACGGACCCTCGGCGGGCATCACGATGGCCGTTGCGCTCACTTCTGCACTCACGGGTATTCCGGTGCATTCGAACATCGCCATGACGGGTGAGATCACCCTGCGCGGTCGCGTCCTGCCGATCGGCGGGCTCAAAGAGAAGCTGATTGCGGCGCTTCGCGGTGGTATCGAAACCGTGCTGATTCCGAAGGAAAACGAGCGCGACCTGAAAGAAGTGCCTCCCAAGGTCAAACGTCGCCTGAAGATCCTCTTCGTGGAACACATGGACGAAGTTCTGCAGCACGCGCTGGCCATGGAGCACCCGGAGCGTTTTGAGGACGTGACGGAATACGCTCTCGAGGAGATCTTCGACATCGAGCCGACGGTCGAAGCACCGGGCGGCTTGAACTAG
- a CDS encoding glycosyltransferase — translation MRILTYTAPGAVLPHTLNDIRDALVGMGHEVYVQDLVEIAAAGSGAHALDVAICDGLAVLTPDLVLTVDTAGLVPAYLATTSPESLVASWFYDDPVEILDAKGMRFSLLGQRYHVFSWDHAYLPELRRRGFVHCHYLPFATNPHVHYPREPAGFDFDVSFVGHATETRAQLLIEIAAAGFEVDVFGDEAWAGLKHPRLHFHGAANNRHGCPRVYSGSRVNLNVTNAQLHTSLPVRVFDVLACEGFLLTDARGDTERLFRDGEHLAIYNGRADLLEKLEHYLGNPEERRRIASLGRRRVLERHTFSHQLRELLGLVAEAPAAPLIAEPEGGDAALGLWLGCLAKLKLGRLDESQACLDRVLKLLPSDENVKLAQEALCEAGRGDWISEDWSQLYRGLDVDLDDDGRVFGWQPLRYGDRESR, via the coding sequence GTGCGCATTCTCACCTACACCGCTCCAGGGGCCGTGCTGCCCCACACTCTGAACGACATCCGCGATGCACTCGTCGGCATGGGCCACGAGGTCTACGTTCAGGATCTGGTGGAGATCGCGGCTGCGGGCAGTGGCGCTCACGCTCTCGACGTTGCGATTTGCGACGGGCTTGCGGTGCTGACTCCGGATCTCGTCCTCACCGTCGATACGGCGGGATTGGTGCCCGCGTATCTCGCTACGACCTCACCAGAGAGCCTCGTCGCATCCTGGTTCTACGACGACCCCGTCGAGATTCTCGACGCCAAGGGGATGCGGTTTTCACTGCTCGGGCAGCGCTACCACGTCTTCAGCTGGGACCATGCCTATCTTCCCGAGTTGCGTCGACGCGGCTTCGTCCACTGTCACTACCTTCCGTTCGCGACCAATCCGCACGTGCACTATCCCCGAGAGCCTGCCGGGTTCGATTTCGATGTGTCCTTCGTCGGTCATGCGACCGAAACGCGCGCTCAATTGCTTATCGAGATCGCCGCGGCCGGTTTTGAAGTGGATGTATTTGGAGACGAAGCATGGGCTGGCCTGAAGCATCCGCGATTGCATTTTCACGGAGCGGCCAACAACCGCCACGGCTGCCCGCGCGTCTACAGTGGTTCGCGCGTCAATCTGAACGTGACCAACGCGCAGTTGCACACGTCGCTGCCCGTGCGCGTCTTCGATGTCCTGGCCTGTGAGGGTTTCCTGCTGACCGACGCGAGAGGCGACACTGAGCGCCTCTTTCGAGATGGCGAGCATCTGGCGATCTACAACGGCCGTGCGGATCTTCTGGAAAAACTCGAGCATTACCTGGGAAATCCCGAGGAGCGACGACGCATCGCTTCGTTGGGTCGGCGCCGCGTACTCGAGCGTCACACCTTCAGTCATCAATTGCGAGAACTCCTGGGTCTGGTAGCCGAGGCACCAGCGGCGCCTTTGATCGCTGAACCGGAGGGTGGCGACGCGGCACTCGGCCTCTGGCTCGGATGTCTGGCCAAACTCAAACTCGGTCGACTCGACGAGTCCCAGGCGTGTCTGGATCGAGTTCTGAAGCTGCTGCCTAGTGACGAAAATGTGAAACTCGCGCAGGAGGCTCTCTGCGAGGCCGGGCGCGGCGACTGGATTTCAGAGGACTGGTCGCAGCTCTACCGGGGACTCGATGTCGATCTCGACGACGATGGCCGCGTTTTCGGCTGGCAGCCGCTTCGCTACGGCGATCGAGAGTCTCGCTAG
- a CDS encoding aldo/keto reductase, with product MIEKTPFGTTGHDSTRIIFGAAALGGMRQDKADTVLELLFERGINHLDTAAAYGESELRIGPWMSRHRSEFFLATKATARDRVGAFESIQRSLDRLQTDHLDLIQFHNLVDEEGWQTAMGPDGALEAAIDARDQGLVRFIGVTGHGTRTAAMHLRSLERFPFDSVLLPYNYSMMAQPQYAADFEALYGVCRERGVAVQTIKGIARRRWSDTYSGPRFSWYEPLRDSGALARGVRWVLSRPGVFLNSSSDATLLPQVLDAASGAGEAPSNEKMEADVAAHGIEALFEPGFDDV from the coding sequence ATGATCGAAAAGACTCCTTTTGGCACAACGGGTCACGACAGCACGCGAATCATCTTCGGCGCTGCGGCACTGGGTGGGATGCGACAGGACAAGGCAGATACCGTGCTCGAACTGCTCTTCGAGCGAGGCATCAACCATCTCGACACCGCGGCGGCCTATGGGGAAAGCGAGCTTCGTATCGGACCCTGGATGTCGCGGCATCGGAGTGAGTTCTTCCTGGCCACCAAAGCAACGGCCCGCGATCGAGTCGGGGCGTTCGAGAGTATTCAGCGATCCCTCGATCGGCTGCAGACCGATCACCTCGACCTGATCCAGTTCCACAATCTGGTCGACGAAGAGGGCTGGCAGACAGCCATGGGTCCCGATGGCGCGCTGGAAGCGGCGATCGACGCGCGAGACCAGGGCCTGGTTCGCTTCATCGGTGTGACCGGGCACGGTACGAGAACGGCGGCCATGCATCTGCGCAGTCTCGAACGCTTTCCCTTCGATTCAGTGCTCTTGCCCTATAACTACTCCATGATGGCGCAACCCCAGTACGCGGCCGACTTCGAGGCATTGTACGGTGTCTGTCGGGAGCGCGGCGTTGCGGTGCAGACGATCAAAGGGATCGCCCGTCGGCGCTGGTCCGATACGTACAGCGGCCCGAGGTTCAGCTGGTACGAGCCACTACGTGATTCGGGGGCGCTCGCGCGCGGCGTGCGCTGGGTGTTGAGCCGTCCCGGTGTCTTCCTCAACAGCTCGAGCGACGCGACTCTGCTGCCACAGGTTCTGGATGCGGCGAGTGGCGCAGGTGAGGCGCCATCCAATGAAAAGATGGAAGCGGACGTCGCCGCTCACGGGATCGAAGCTCTATTCGAACCGGGGTTCGACGACGTCTGA
- a CDS encoding LLM class F420-dependent oxidoreductase gives MKIDGGASSDLSQMPARARTLEEAGYDGMFTAETAHDPFLPLTIAAEHTEKIQIGTSIAVAFARSPMTLANIGHDLNAFSKGRFVLGLGSQIRPHITKRFSMPWSSPAARMREFILAMRAIWASWHDGEKLEFRGEFYTHSLMTPFFIPTNTEFGAPKVWLAAVGPLMTEVAGEVADGIICHAFTTEKYMREVTIPKVEAGLAKAGRQREGFEISCPVFVISGENEEQYMRSRAMVTQQIGFYGSTPAYKGVLESHGWGALQSELNALSKRGKWVEMGQLIDDDIVDAFAIVAEKPSQIAKAVNDRFGDLLTRTACGYIQSTPEQERDLAREFNRL, from the coding sequence ATGAAAATCGATGGTGGAGCCAGTTCCGACCTGAGCCAGATGCCCGCGCGCGCACGCACGCTCGAAGAAGCGGGTTACGACGGCATGTTCACGGCAGAAACGGCGCACGACCCGTTTCTACCCCTGACAATCGCCGCAGAGCACACCGAGAAGATCCAGATCGGGACCTCGATCGCCGTCGCATTCGCACGCTCTCCGATGACTCTTGCGAACATCGGACACGACCTGAACGCATTCTCGAAGGGTCGCTTCGTCCTGGGACTCGGTTCACAGATTCGACCGCACATCACCAAGCGCTTCAGCATGCCCTGGTCCTCCCCCGCTGCGCGGATGCGCGAGTTCATCCTGGCCATGCGTGCGATCTGGGCCTCCTGGCACGACGGTGAAAAACTGGAATTCCGCGGCGAGTTCTACACCCACTCGCTCATGACTCCGTTTTTCATCCCGACCAACACAGAGTTCGGAGCGCCCAAGGTCTGGCTCGCGGCCGTCGGTCCGTTGATGACCGAGGTGGCCGGTGAAGTGGCCGACGGCATCATCTGCCACGCCTTCACCACCGAAAAGTACATGCGCGAGGTAACGATTCCCAAGGTCGAGGCCGGACTCGCCAAGGCGGGCCGCCAACGCGAAGGCTTCGAGATTTCCTGCCCCGTATTCGTGATCAGCGGCGAGAACGAAGAGCAGTACATGAGGTCGCGTGCGATGGTGACTCAGCAGATCGGCTTCTACGGATCGACGCCCGCCTACAAGGGCGTTCTCGAGAGCCACGGCTGGGGCGCGTTGCAAAGCGAACTCAACGCCTTGTCCAAGCGGGGTAAGTGGGTCGAGATGGGTCAACTGATCGACGATGACATCGTCGATGCGTTCGCGATCGTCGCTGAAAAACCATCACAGATCGCCAAGGCCGTGAACGATCGCTTCGGCGACCTGCTGACCCGCACGGCGTGCGGCTACATCCAGTCCACGCCCGAGCAGGAACGCGATCTGGCCAGGGAGTTCAACCGGCTCTGA
- a CDS encoding phosphotransferase family protein: MSSSPEIKGIEIDRVSEWFLEHVPGIRTPLRFEPIVGGHSNLTYKVSASDGELYVLRRPPLGAVLATAHDMAREHRIVSAVEATDVPVPETIGLCGDEAVNGAPFYVMKFVHGHVLTDRSMAEKHFDPAQRGRIGRSMAEVLARLHRVDPVEIGLGNLARTDSYLARQLKRWSTQWANSKTRDLPDMEEAYELLVSNIPEQKGVAIAHGDYRLGNCLIGEDARIAAVLDWELCTLGDPLADVGYLMNDWRAPGEIDRIGQIATSASTSSGFPDREEMLRIYSETSGIEVGDVSYYRAFQYWRSGAIVEGVLARYLKGVMGNEADTAAFRLQVDGVAAAAVELLRAR; this comes from the coding sequence ATGAGTTCTTCGCCTGAGATCAAGGGAATCGAGATCGACCGAGTCAGCGAGTGGTTCCTCGAGCACGTACCGGGCATTCGCACGCCCTTGCGTTTCGAGCCGATCGTGGGAGGTCATTCCAACCTCACCTACAAGGTCAGCGCCAGCGATGGGGAACTCTATGTTCTGCGCCGCCCGCCACTGGGAGCGGTACTGGCGACGGCCCACGACATGGCGCGCGAGCATCGCATCGTTTCGGCCGTCGAAGCGACCGATGTTCCCGTGCCCGAGACGATCGGTTTGTGCGGGGACGAAGCGGTCAACGGCGCGCCGTTCTACGTCATGAAATTCGTTCACGGACACGTGCTGACGGATCGCTCGATGGCGGAAAAGCACTTCGATCCCGCGCAGCGCGGGCGGATTGGACGCTCGATGGCCGAAGTCCTGGCGCGTCTGCACCGTGTGGATCCCGTCGAGATCGGCCTGGGCAATCTCGCACGCACCGATAGCTACCTGGCGCGTCAACTCAAGCGCTGGAGTACCCAGTGGGCCAACTCCAAGACCCGCGACCTGCCCGATATGGAGGAAGCTTACGAGTTGCTCGTGTCGAACATCCCCGAGCAGAAAGGAGTGGCGATCGCCCACGGCGACTATCGGCTCGGGAACTGTCTCATCGGAGAAGATGCGCGGATTGCGGCGGTCCTCGACTGGGAATTGTGCACGCTGGGAGATCCGCTGGCGGATGTCGGATATCTGATGAATGACTGGCGTGCTCCGGGTGAGATCGATCGCATAGGGCAGATCGCGACCAGCGCGTCGACGTCCTCGGGGTTTCCGGATCGCGAAGAAATGCTCCGCATCTATTCGGAGACCAGTGGGATCGAAGTGGGCGATGTGTCCTATTACCGTGCCTTCCAGTACTGGCGTTCGGGTGCCATCGTCGAGGGCGTGCTGGCACGCTATCTGAAGGGCGTGATGGGCAACGAGGCCGACACGGCGGCATTTCGTCTACAGGTCGACGGCGTGGCGGCCGCGGCGGTCGAACTACTGCGCGCTCGTTGA
- a CDS encoding galactose mutarotase — translation MSVERSLFGTSRGGQRVDRFSLRNRRGTHAVVSEYGATLNELWIADANGELADIVLGFAELSSYESEDNPYMGCVVGRVANRIARARFELDGRTFELSANHGPHHIHGGESGFGKLVWTGEQISDEACAVRFHLISPDGDQGYPGCLRVEVTYSLSESDELRMDARAHCDAATIVNLANHSYFNLSGAGTPSVLDHELKLDATHFTPADEELIPDGSLEPVAETPLDFRVATALGTRIAELETGPTRGFDHGLMIDGEPGQLRRAARLRDPTSGRQMEVWTTQPSLQLYSGNLLRGQRGKNGRRYPARCAVCLETQHPTDAVHHPGFPSIILRPGEIYAETTTYRFGTPKSDSTSAQ, via the coding sequence GTGAGCGTCGAACGCAGTCTGTTCGGAACGAGCCGCGGAGGTCAGCGAGTCGATCGTTTCAGCTTGCGCAATCGACGCGGCACACATGCGGTTGTGAGCGAATACGGGGCCACCCTGAACGAACTCTGGATTGCGGATGCGAACGGAGAACTGGCCGATATCGTACTCGGATTCGCTGAACTATCGTCGTACGAATCCGAAGACAATCCGTACATGGGCTGCGTGGTCGGTCGGGTGGCGAACCGCATCGCCAGAGCGCGCTTCGAACTGGACGGGCGCACTTTCGAGTTGAGCGCAAACCATGGACCTCATCACATTCACGGCGGCGAAAGCGGATTCGGCAAGCTGGTGTGGACCGGTGAGCAGATCAGCGACGAGGCGTGTGCCGTTCGCTTCCACCTGATCAGCCCCGACGGCGATCAGGGCTATCCCGGCTGTCTGCGTGTCGAGGTCACCTACAGCCTGAGCGAATCGGACGAGCTTCGCATGGACGCACGCGCGCACTGCGATGCAGCGACGATCGTGAATCTGGCGAACCACAGTTACTTCAATCTATCCGGTGCCGGAACTCCGAGCGTTCTGGACCACGAACTGAAACTGGATGCGACGCATTTCACCCCTGCAGACGAGGAGTTGATTCCCGACGGTTCCCTTGAGCCGGTCGCGGAGACACCACTCGACTTCCGGGTGGCGACGGCGCTGGGCACGCGCATCGCGGAACTGGAAACAGGTCCGACACGGGGTTTCGACCACGGTCTGATGATCGACGGCGAACCCGGCCAGTTGAGGAGAGCCGCCCGATTGCGCGATCCGACCAGCGGTCGTCAGATGGAAGTCTGGACCACACAACCCAGCCTGCAGCTCTACAGCGGGAACCTCTTGCGCGGCCAACGCGGCAAGAACGGCCGGCGCTATCCGGCGCGCTGCGCCGTGTGCCTGGAAACCCAGCACCCGACCGACGCGGTTCATCACCCGGGGTTTCCATCGATCATTCTGCGGCCCGGAGAGATCTACGCCGAGACCACGACCTACCGGTTCGGCACGCCGAAATCAGATTCAACGAGCGCGCAGTAG
- a CDS encoding SDR family oxidoreductase: MGVSSRVRFDFSGCKVLVTGGTSGIGGGIARAFADADAQVTVTGRRDSAADYDTDLSGFEYRKLEMTDAEAIKALCASLPELDVLVNNAGANLPGGKSEYIPEVFEESVAINLFGAFRMAVGCQKQLGASALKGGGSIINLASMSSFFAVPFVPGYGAAKAGIVQMTKNLAVAWADQPLRVNAVAPGLIESSMTAPMKGVAALEDPQIARTPMRRWGTPKDIAPVVLFLASPAAGFITGQTLPVDGGFSAA; the protein is encoded by the coding sequence CTGGGCGTGAGTTCGCGGGTCAGATTCGACTTCTCCGGTTGCAAGGTTCTGGTCACCGGGGGAACGAGCGGGATCGGAGGCGGCATCGCACGCGCTTTTGCCGACGCCGACGCGCAGGTAACGGTGACCGGCCGACGGGACTCGGCCGCTGACTACGACACGGATCTGTCCGGATTCGAGTACCGAAAACTCGAAATGACCGACGCTGAGGCGATCAAGGCCTTGTGCGCATCCCTGCCCGAACTCGACGTGCTGGTCAACAACGCGGGTGCGAACCTGCCCGGTGGAAAGAGCGAGTACATTCCCGAGGTCTTCGAGGAATCGGTGGCGATCAATCTGTTCGGCGCGTTCCGCATGGCGGTCGGCTGCCAGAAGCAATTGGGGGCAAGCGCTCTCAAAGGCGGCGGCTCGATCATCAACCTGGCTTCGATGTCCTCGTTTTTCGCAGTCCCTTTCGTTCCGGGTTACGGAGCGGCCAAAGCGGGGATCGTGCAGATGACCAAGAATCTGGCGGTGGCCTGGGCGGATCAGCCACTTCGCGTGAACGCCGTTGCGCCCGGCTTGATCGAGTCGAGCATGACCGCACCGATGAAAGGCGTTGCGGCCCTGGAAGACCCGCAGATCGCGCGCACTCCCATGCGACGCTGGGGGACGCCGAAAGACATCGCCCCCGTCGTGCTGTTCCTGGCCAGCCCTGCAGCGGGTTTCATCACGGGCCAGACACTTCCCGTCGACGGAGGTTTCTCCGCGGCGTGA
- a CDS encoding Gfo/Idh/MocA family oxidoreductase — protein MPEPLRLAFVGCGAISSFHVMGIRQGAPRIEICAAVDPRRESAEAVGKETGAAVFESFEEALQNAEFDAVDLMLPHHLHEEFATRAFEAGKHVLLEKPMAPDLAACDRIIAAARRAGTVFMVAENAQYWPDVLQARSLIEAGAIGEPISARGCFFTPALSSYYGGSDPWRLKLDEAGGGIALDTGSHWIRPLRMLMGEIDEVVAALGTPFEQMQGESLVRALMRHESGSVSVFDGMLTNAPLGPQPLFRITGSEGEIAIEGIGDVMLYDADHRKGERVGERGGYMSSYPGEFADFEAAVLDGKTPDASAEYALGELRAALAMYRSAETGRWEKVWA, from the coding sequence ATGCCCGAGCCCCTCAGACTCGCTTTCGTCGGATGCGGTGCGATTTCTTCGTTCCACGTCATGGGAATCCGACAGGGCGCGCCGCGGATCGAGATCTGCGCCGCCGTCGACCCGAGACGAGAGAGCGCGGAGGCCGTCGGGAAGGAAACCGGCGCGGCGGTATTCGAGTCCTTCGAAGAGGCCCTGCAGAACGCCGAGTTCGACGCTGTCGACCTGATGCTCCCGCACCATCTGCACGAGGAGTTCGCGACCCGCGCCTTCGAGGCGGGAAAGCACGTACTACTCGAAAAGCCCATGGCGCCGGATCTTGCCGCATGCGATCGCATCATCGCTGCGGCCAGGCGCGCCGGCACCGTCTTCATGGTGGCGGAGAATGCGCAGTACTGGCCGGACGTGCTCCAGGCGCGCTCCCTGATCGAAGCCGGAGCGATCGGCGAGCCGATCTCGGCGCGCGGTTGTTTTTTCACTCCCGCGCTTTCGAGTTACTACGGCGGTTCCGATCCCTGGCGACTGAAACTCGATGAAGCCGGAGGCGGCATCGCCCTGGACACCGGATCGCACTGGATCCGCCCTCTGCGCATGCTCATGGGCGAAATCGACGAGGTCGTTGCAGCACTCGGCACGCCTTTCGAACAGATGCAGGGCGAGTCGCTGGTACGGGCGCTCATGCGACACGAATCGGGTTCGGTTTCGGTATTCGATGGCATGCTGACCAACGCGCCGCTCGGTCCGCAACCCCTGTTTCGCATCACAGGTTCCGAGGGTGAAATCGCCATCGAGGGCATCGGTGACGTCATGCTCTACGACGCAGATCATCGCAAAGGCGAACGCGTCGGCGAACGCGGAGGCTATATGTCGTCCTATCCGGGTGAGTTTGCCGACTTCGAAGCCGCAGTACTCGACGGCAAGACGCCGGATGCGAGCGCCGAGTACGCGCTCGGAGAACTTCGCGCTGCACTCGCGATGTACCGCTCCGCCGAGACGGGTCGCTGGGAAAAGGTCTGGGCGTGA
- a CDS encoding HDOD domain-containing protein, with protein sequence MTLELSLLGEILNLARDPDVNLEEFRDLVARSPKLATEVVKIANSALYGMEGKINQLERAVLILGIRTVSQIASTLLVADVMRGVEIGGVSSDALWMHSLETGVCAQLLARWLGLPFESEAYLGGLIHDIGVVDLFAEYGDAYAEIVRKSVDEDVMLTGLEQSRFSETHGQRLASRADAWDFPDILKEAVEHHDTPEKASPLGKPLAQLLYASHALIENPLAGWRDAAPSGGVLLKDLGLDERDIHDIREELQVRMKDVVSVF encoded by the coding sequence ATGACCCTGGAGCTCAGCCTTCTGGGCGAGATTCTGAATCTGGCCCGAGATCCGGACGTGAATCTCGAGGAGTTCCGCGATCTGGTCGCGCGTTCGCCCAAGCTCGCGACCGAGGTCGTAAAGATCGCCAACTCCGCGCTCTACGGGATGGAAGGCAAGATCAACCAACTCGAACGGGCCGTGTTGATCCTCGGGATCCGCACCGTTTCGCAGATCGCTTCCACCTTGTTGGTTGCAGACGTCATGCGCGGAGTCGAAATCGGCGGAGTGAGCAGCGATGCGCTGTGGATGCACAGCCTGGAAACGGGAGTGTGCGCACAACTCCTGGCGCGCTGGCTTGGCCTGCCTTTCGAGTCCGAAGCCTATCTCGGTGGTCTGATTCACGATATTGGCGTCGTCGACCTCTTCGCGGAATACGGAGACGCGTACGCCGAGATCGTTCGGAAGTCGGTCGACGAAGACGTGATGCTGACGGGACTCGAACAGAGCCGCTTCTCCGAAACACACGGGCAACGCCTGGCAAGTCGAGCTGATGCATGGGACTTCCCGGACATTCTGAAAGAAGCAGTTGAACACCACGATACGCCCGAAAAGGCCTCGCCCCTCGGAAAGCCACTGGCGCAATTGCTCTACGCCTCGCACGCGCTGATCGAGAATCCGCTGGCCGGATGGCGGGATGCGGCACCTTCTGGGGGCGTACTCCTGAAAGATCTGGGGCTCGACGAACGCGATATCCATGATATCCGCGAGGAACTCCAGGTTCGCATGAAGGACGTCGTCTCCGTCTTCTGA